One window of the Bacteroidales bacterium genome contains the following:
- a CDS encoding HlyC/CorC family transporter, which yields MTQYQIILLSLLFSALFSGLEIAFISASKLKMELDKKSSKTKWLFSIYNSPSKLIATLLLGNNISLVFYGFAFATVLKQPIQQFLGDLSTNELLILLIQTLLSTVLILIVAEFLPKIIFRKNPNRILLIFSVPLFLIYYLFLPFITFINWIAKIIFRLLFRLQLKDEGYSLSPIELNDFVQEITDTEEESVLGEQEKVLFKNAIEFRNVKIRECMVPRTEIVALEINESIDAVQKILTKSGHSKILIFQENIDNIIGYVHAFDIFSKPKDIKSILRQTLIIPESMLANHVLTLFIKQNKSMAIVVDEFGGTSGIVTLEDIMEEIFGEIEDEFDKGLLVDKNIADNVYIFSGRIEIDFVNEKYKLNLSESEEYETLAGYIIHEYGSIPKEKDKLFIENFQIDILKATETKIELIKMYVLPQNTKN from the coding sequence ATGACTCAATATCAAATTATCTTATTAAGCCTTTTGTTTTCGGCTCTTTTTTCCGGATTGGAAATAGCATTTATTAGTGCTTCTAAATTAAAAATGGAGCTCGATAAAAAATCGTCTAAAACAAAATGGCTCTTTTCTATTTATAACTCACCTTCAAAATTAATTGCAACCCTATTGCTTGGCAATAATATCTCTTTGGTCTTTTATGGTTTTGCTTTTGCTACTGTTTTAAAACAGCCCATTCAACAATTCTTAGGCGATTTGAGTACTAACGAGCTACTCATTCTGCTTATCCAAACGCTTTTATCAACCGTCCTTATTTTAATTGTTGCAGAATTCCTTCCGAAAATTATTTTTAGAAAAAATCCGAATCGTATTTTATTAATCTTTTCTGTCCCTCTTTTTCTAATTTATTATCTGTTTTTGCCTTTTATAACTTTTATAAACTGGATTGCAAAAATAATTTTCCGTTTACTATTCCGACTTCAATTAAAGGATGAGGGATATAGCTTATCGCCCATAGAATTAAATGATTTTGTTCAGGAAATTACAGATACGGAAGAAGAGAGCGTGCTTGGAGAACAAGAAAAAGTATTATTTAAAAATGCTATTGAATTCCGAAATGTAAAAATTAGAGAATGCATGGTGCCACGTACCGAAATCGTAGCTTTGGAAATAAATGAATCTATAGATGCAGTACAGAAAATATTAACAAAATCAGGTCACTCTAAGATTTTAATCTTTCAAGAAAATATCGATAATATTATTGGCTATGTACATGCTTTTGATATTTTTTCTAAGCCTAAAGACATAAAGAGTATTCTCCGCCAAACACTTATAATTCCGGAGAGTATGTTAGCAAACCATGTATTAACTCTCTTTATAAAACAAAACAAAAGTATGGCTATTGTGGTTGACGAATTTGGAGGAACCAGCGGTATAGTTACTTTGGAAGATATTATGGAAGAAATTTTTGGAGAGATTGAAGATGAGTTTGATAAAGGTTTATTGGTTGATAAAAATATTGCAGATAATGTATATATTTTTTCCGGCAGAATAGAGATTGATTTTGTAAATGAAAAATATAAGCTCAACCTATCGGAATCAGAGGAATATGAAACTCTTGCAGGCTATATTATTCACGAGTACGGAAGTATTCCCAAAGAAAAAGATAAATTATTTATAGAAAATTTTCAAATTGATATACTAAAAGCTACTGAAACAAAAATAGAATTAATAAAAATGTATGTACTGCCTCAAAACACCAAGAATTAG
- a CDS encoding rubrerythrin family protein, giving the protein MNTLKGTKTEQNLLKSFAGESQARMRYDYFTKQAKKEGLEQIAAIFEETALNEKEHAKRFFKFLEGGMVEITATYPAGKIGTTLENLKASAEGENEEWTELYPEFAKIAEEEGFKEIATAYKMIAKVEKAHEERFTKLYNNLEEGKVFEREGKIVWKCRNCGYLHQGTKAPKVCPACLHPQSYFEIKETNY; this is encoded by the coding sequence ATGAATACATTAAAAGGAACAAAAACAGAACAAAATCTATTAAAATCGTTTGCAGGAGAGTCTCAAGCTCGTATGCGTTATGATTATTTTACAAAGCAAGCAAAAAAAGAAGGCTTAGAACAAATTGCAGCTATATTTGAAGAAACAGCTTTAAATGAAAAAGAGCATGCAAAAAGGTTTTTCAAATTTTTAGAAGGGGGTATGGTAGAGATTACAGCGACTTATCCTGCAGGAAAAATTGGTACTACATTAGAAAATCTGAAAGCTTCAGCCGAAGGCGAAAATGAAGAGTGGACGGAATTATATCCTGAATTTGCTAAAATAGCTGAAGAAGAGGGGTTTAAGGAAATAGCAACAGCTTACAAAATGATTGCAAAAGTTGAAAAAGCTCACGAAGAACGTTTTACAAAGTTGTATAATAATCTTGAAGAAGGTAAAGTTTTTGAACGCGAGGGAAAAATAGTTTGGAAATGCCGTAACTGTGGTTATCTGCATCAAGGAACAAAAGCACCTAAAGTTTGTCCTGCTTGTTTACACCCACAATCATATTTCGAAATTAAAGAAACTAATTATTAA
- a CDS encoding carbonic anhydrase — translation MTVSKLNKEDQELYDRIFQQNHEWAADKKKNNRSFFKDHFKEQNPQFLYIGCSDSRVPISDLTGLDIGDIFVHRNIANVVSKDDKNLMAVLQYGVEILKIKHIVVSGHYGCGGINAANSGKHYGLMDSWLDNIRKVRLEHAKELDLISDKTKENDKLSEYNVITQCENLIKIDFIKKSYAENGYPIVHAWIYDMRSGLLRDMEFDMLSEKNIKNS, via the coding sequence ATGACAGTTTCTAAATTAAATAAGGAAGATCAAGAGTTATACGATCGTATTTTTCAACAAAACCACGAATGGGCTGCTGATAAAAAGAAAAACAACCGTAGTTTTTTTAAAGATCATTTTAAGGAACAAAACCCTCAATTTTTGTATATTGGATGCTCCGACAGTCGTGTCCCTATTAGCGATTTAACAGGTTTAGACATTGGGGATATATTTGTACATCGAAATATTGCTAATGTAGTTTCGAAAGACGATAAAAATCTTATGGCGGTTTTGCAATACGGAGTCGAAATATTAAAAATTAAGCATATAGTTGTTTCGGGTCATTATGGTTGTGGCGGCATAAATGCTGCTAATTCAGGAAAGCATTACGGTTTAATGGATTCGTGGTTAGACAATATTAGAAAAGTACGCTTGGAGCATGCTAAGGAATTGGATTTAATTTCTGATAAAACCAAAGAAAACGATAAGCTATCAGAATATAATGTTATTACTCAGTGTGAGAATTTGATAAAAATAGATTTTATTAAAAAGAGCTATGCGGAAAATGGGTATCCGATAGTGCATGCTTGGATTTACGATATGCGTTCCGGTCTTTTACGCGATATGGAATTTGATATGTTATCTGAAAAGAATATTAAAAACAGCTAA
- a CDS encoding site-specific integrase — translation MNVSVSIVLRLQDVSGKFSVKLRLGFERKSNFIALGIFLSKVEFDKIQRGRRLTPDQIQIKDRLNDSIKKANAIIQTMDRYSFAAFKALFSGEKSKRDNKLRNCFLNYIKDLQSNNQIKSSGMYQTALNSIEGYKKGLVLNDINNKFLKGYQEHLKNKSITTVSLYLRSLRAVINKNRDIVDSYPFENFKIPSPTNNKRAIPEKHINKLLKFSFIKDIDNLYFDLFKFSYYCAGANIKDIAMLTTDNIQDEFLIYNRAKTSKQIRVFLLPQAKLIIERYKNINNSFLFPLLTGTTPQYLYDRVPNVVKSVNKRLKRACEALGVKTITTYSARHSYATILMQKNVSIAFISQSLGHQNISTTQQYLGSFSDNQQENLMKKLIT, via the coding sequence ATGAATGTAAGTGTATCGATTGTTTTGCGTCTACAAGACGTTTCAGGAAAATTTTCAGTTAAATTAAGACTTGGATTTGAACGAAAATCCAATTTCATTGCTTTGGGTATATTCTTAAGCAAGGTTGAATTTGATAAAATACAACGGGGTCGAAGGTTAACCCCAGACCAAATTCAAATTAAAGACCGTCTAAACGATTCAATTAAAAAAGCTAATGCTATTATCCAAACTATGGATAGGTATAGCTTTGCTGCTTTTAAGGCATTGTTTAGTGGTGAAAAATCTAAAAGGGATAACAAGCTTCGTAATTGCTTTTTGAACTACATCAAAGACCTTCAATCAAATAACCAAATTAAATCGAGTGGTATGTATCAAACCGCCTTGAATAGTATTGAAGGGTATAAAAAGGGATTAGTTTTAAACGACATCAATAACAAGTTTCTAAAGGGTTATCAAGAGCATTTAAAAAATAAGAGCATAACAACCGTTTCACTATACCTTAGAAGTTTAAGAGCGGTAATAAATAAAAATCGAGACATCGTTGATAGTTATCCCTTTGAGAATTTTAAAATTCCAAGTCCAACGAATAACAAACGTGCCATACCAGAAAAACACATAAATAAATTGCTTAAATTTAGTTTCATAAAGGATATTGATAACCTATATTTCGACCTATTCAAATTTAGCTACTATTGTGCAGGTGCAAATATTAAAGATATTGCGATGCTCACAACTGACAACATTCAAGACGAATTTTTAATTTATAACCGAGCCAAAACAAGCAAGCAAATTAGGGTCTTTCTATTACCACAAGCTAAGCTAATCATTGAACGATATAAGAATATCAACAACTCGTTTTTGTTTCCATTGCTCACAGGAACAACACCTCAATATCTTTATGACCGTGTTCCTAATGTCGTTAAAAGTGTTAATAAACGTCTTAAAAGAGCTTGTGAAGCATTGGGAGTTAAAACAATTACCACTTATTCTGCTAGACATAGTTATGCCACTATCTTAATGCAAAAGAATGTTTCGATTGCTTTCATTAGCCAGAGCTTAGGGCATCAAAACATTAGTACAACTCAGCAATATCTAGGTTCGTTTTCTGATAATCAGCAAGAAAATCTAATGAAAAAGTTAATAACTTAA
- a CDS encoding flavin reductase, which yields MQIEAFFKLSYGLYVVSTKSKDKLNGYIANTVFQVTAEPAQLAVSCSKDNLSAKMIDESGAFSVSIIHKDAGQKVISTMGYKTGYEINKFDGLNYIEGQSGSPILTDDCLAWFDCKVMQKVDVGSHILFIAEVLDSKLIEELKEPMTYAYYREVKNGVAPKNAPTYVDKSKLLKPKEKDLTKAADPLTQKWECTVCGEIYDPVEGDPDGGIAPGTPFEDIPNDWVCPTCGVSKEEFIPMN from the coding sequence ATGCAAATAGAAGCTTTTTTTAAATTATCGTATGGATTATACGTTGTTAGCACTAAGAGCAAAGATAAACTCAATGGATATATTGCCAATACTGTTTTTCAGGTTACTGCAGAGCCGGCACAGTTGGCTGTGAGCTGTAGCAAAGATAATCTCTCAGCTAAAATGATTGATGAGAGTGGTGCTTTTTCTGTTTCAATTATTCATAAGGATGCCGGGCAGAAAGTAATATCTACTATGGGTTATAAGACAGGATATGAAATTAATAAGTTTGACGGTTTAAACTATATTGAAGGTCAATCGGGAAGTCCAATTTTAACTGATGATTGTTTGGCTTGGTTTGATTGTAAGGTAATGCAGAAAGTAGATGTTGGAAGCCATATTTTGTTTATTGCTGAAGTTTTAGACAGTAAACTTATTGAAGAGTTGAAAGAGCCAATGACTTATGCCTATTATCGTGAAGTAAAAAATGGAGTTGCACCTAAAAATGCTCCTACTTATGTAGATAAGTCAAAATTATTAAAACCAAAAGAAAAAGACCTTACAAAAGCCGCAGATCCTTTAACTCAAAAATGGGAATGTACCGTTTGTGGTGAAATTTACGATCCTGTTGAAGGAGACCCTGATGGTGGTATTGCTCCGGGAACACCTTTTGAAGATATTCCCAATGATTGGGTTTGTCCCACTTGCGGAGTTTCCAAAGAAGAATTTATACCTATGAATTAA
- a CDS encoding GIY-YIG nuclease family protein → MAFFVPMEFYFYILYSQKLNKYYIGSTQNLEERLRKHNSNHKGFTGGIGDWKIVYFETFISKSLAYARERQVKKWKSRTAIEKLIQNPKK, encoded by the coding sequence GTGGCTTTTTTTGTACCTATGGAATTTTATTTCTACATACTCTATTCTCAAAAGCTGAATAAATATTATATCGGTAGCACCCAGAATTTAGAAGAAAGATTAAGAAAGCATAATTCAAACCACAAAGGTTTTACAGGCGGAATTGGTGATTGGAAAATCGTTTACTTTGAAACTTTTATTTCTAAATCTTTAGCGTATGCCAGAGAAAGACAAGTGAAGAAATGGAAAAGTAGAACCGCTATTGAAAAACTTATTCAGAATCCTAAAAAATAA
- a CDS encoding M48 family metallopeptidase, whose translation MPEVQYGNRTISYNILVKEGLKSHYITVHKGEGVVLKGKAISLEKSQQLVLKKAKWVIDKLDLVKSICDDDIVTGSRIQYLGRKYYVELFIDDSLEEISIDFTESKFKVSLPKELNTQQEIKSAFEQFIEHKAEEKIAPRIRKWSRKTGLEFNHIKFAKLEKRWGSCTPSNNIIINTDAVKLPFSLIDYLIVHELVHTKIKNHSKEFWAEVSKHIGNWKELDDKMYGMKL comes from the coding sequence ATGCCTGAAGTACAATACGGCAATAGAACCATATCATACAACATTCTGGTAAAAGAAGGTTTGAAATCGCATTATATCACCGTTCATAAAGGTGAAGGAGTAGTGTTGAAGGGCAAAGCAATTAGCCTTGAGAAATCACAACAACTTGTACTGAAGAAAGCTAAATGGGTGATAGATAAATTGGATTTGGTCAAGTCTATTTGTGATGATGATATCGTTACGGGTTCACGGATTCAATACCTTGGACGAAAGTATTATGTGGAGTTATTTATCGATGATTCTCTTGAAGAAATAAGCATCGATTTTACGGAGTCTAAATTTAAAGTGAGTCTACCCAAAGAATTAAATACTCAGCAAGAAATTAAATCTGCATTTGAGCAATTTATTGAGCATAAAGCTGAAGAAAAGATTGCACCACGAATCCGTAAATGGTCAAGAAAAACGGGCTTAGAATTTAATCATATCAAATTCGCTAAACTTGAAAAACGTTGGGGTAGTTGCACTCCAAGCAATAATATTATCATCAATACAGATGCAGTTAAACTACCCTTTTCTTTAATCGATTACCTTATTGTTCACGAATTAGTCCATACCAAAATCAAGAATCACTCCAAAGAATTCTGGGCGGAGGTTTCTAAGCATATTGGCAATTGGAAAGAATTGGATGATAAGATGTATGGGATGAAGTTGTAG
- the lepA gene encoding translation elongation factor 4 — MENIRNFCIIAHIDHGKSTLADRLLEFTDTISERDMQEQSLDDMDLERERGITIKSHAIQMDYEQDGKSYVLNLIDTPGHVDFSYEVSRSIAACEGALLIVDATQGIQAQTISNLYLAIENDLEIIPVLNKMDLDNAMPGEVSDQIIDLIGCELEDIIQASGKTGYGVDKILEAVVERIPAPKGDPKAPFQALIFDSVFNSFRGIIAYFRILNGEIHKGDHVKFFTSEKTYHADEIGVLRMTQEPRKVMKTGDVGYIISGIKTAKEVNVGDTITHVDRPCDAAIEGFEKVKPMVFAGIYPVDADDYEELRYSLEKLQLNDASLTWEPESSMALGFGFRCGFLGLLHMEIIQERLDREFDMNVITTVPNVSYKVVSHKGQMTEVHNPSGLPDQKYIDHIEEPFIRAQIISKSDYVGSVMKLCIDKRGELLNQVYLTSDRVELTFNIPLGEIVFDFYDKLKSISKGYASFDYHLSGYKPANLSKLDILLNGEPVDALSTLIHRDNAYDFGRKMCVKLKELIPRQQFDIAIQAAIGAKIIARETVKAVRKDVTAKCYGGDITRKRKLLEKQKKGKKRMRQVGNVEIPQKAFLAVLKLD; from the coding sequence ATGGAAAATATTAGGAACTTTTGTATTATTGCTCATATCGATCACGGTAAAAGCACGCTTGCCGACCGTTTACTGGAGTTTACAGATACTATTTCTGAGCGCGATATGCAAGAGCAATCGTTAGATGATATGGATCTGGAACGCGAAAGAGGTATTACCATAAAAAGTCATGCTATTCAAATGGACTACGAGCAAGATGGAAAGTCTTATGTTTTAAATCTTATTGATACTCCCGGTCACGTCGATTTTTCTTACGAAGTATCTCGATCTATAGCTGCTTGTGAAGGAGCCTTGTTGATTGTTGATGCTACGCAAGGTATTCAAGCTCAGACAATTTCGAATTTATATTTGGCTATAGAAAACGATTTGGAAATTATTCCGGTTCTGAATAAGATGGATCTCGACAATGCTATGCCGGGCGAAGTCTCCGATCAGATTATTGATTTAATAGGATGCGAATTAGAGGATATTATTCAGGCAAGTGGGAAAACGGGTTACGGTGTAGATAAAATATTAGAAGCTGTTGTTGAACGTATTCCTGCTCCAAAAGGCGACCCAAAAGCTCCTTTTCAGGCCTTGATATTCGATTCTGTTTTTAATTCCTTTCGTGGTATTATTGCTTATTTCCGTATTCTGAATGGGGAAATTCATAAAGGCGATCACGTAAAATTCTTTACTTCTGAAAAAACATATCATGCCGACGAAATAGGTGTTTTAAGGATGACTCAAGAACCTCGGAAAGTGATGAAAACAGGAGATGTTGGTTATATTATTTCGGGTATTAAAACGGCTAAGGAAGTCAATGTTGGCGATACAATTACCCATGTTGATCGACCTTGTGATGCTGCTATCGAAGGTTTTGAAAAAGTAAAACCAATGGTATTTGCAGGAATTTATCCTGTAGATGCAGATGATTACGAAGAACTACGATATAGTTTGGAAAAATTACAACTTAATGATGCTTCTTTAACTTGGGAGCCCGAATCGAGTATGGCTTTAGGATTTGGTTTTCGTTGTGGCTTTTTAGGTCTTTTACATATGGAAATTATTCAAGAGCGTTTGGATAGAGAGTTTGATATGAATGTTATTACTACCGTTCCAAACGTATCTTATAAAGTTGTTTCGCATAAAGGTCAGATGACAGAAGTACATAATCCGTCAGGTTTGCCGGATCAGAAATATATCGACCATATTGAAGAGCCTTTTATTAGAGCTCAGATTATTTCAAAATCTGATTATGTGGGTTCCGTTATGAAGTTATGTATAGATAAAAGAGGAGAATTACTCAATCAGGTTTATCTTACTTCCGATAGAGTAGAGCTTACGTTTAATATTCCTTTAGGAGAAATAGTTTTTGATTTCTACGATAAGCTGAAAAGTATCTCTAAAGGATATGCAAGTTTTGATTATCACCTTTCCGGATATAAACCCGCTAATTTAAGTAAGCTTGATATTTTATTAAATGGTGAACCCGTTGATGCTCTTTCAACATTGATTCATCGTGATAATGCTTATGACTTTGGTAGAAAAATGTGTGTTAAACTCAAAGAGTTAATTCCACGTCAACAATTTGATATTGCTATTCAGGCTGCAATTGGAGCGAAGATTATTGCTCGCGAAACGGTAAAAGCTGTTCGTAAAGATGTTACTGCAAAATGTTACGGTGGAGATATCACGCGTAAGCGTAAATTGTTGGAAAAACAAAAAAAAGGGAAGAAAAGAATGCGTCAGGTAGGTAATGTTGAAATTCCTCAAAAAGCATTTTTAGCCGTTTTAAAGTTGGATTAA
- the lptC gene encoding LPS export ABC transporter periplasmic protein LptC: protein MKNITPKRTIIFGLKSIVVIFFTAMLFACENQMETIRELTMADTIPSEIAKDVRIIYSDSAKIQMILTAPLLYQIGGEDPYIEFPNGLKIKTYDKNNKKISELQAEYGKRFQKSKLMEVEKNVIVTNYNSGKKLLTEHLFWDEKKKKIYNNVFVTLIEKDKTIHGDSIRADQSFKYIEIFNVRGTINVKDNEIN, encoded by the coding sequence TTGAAAAATATAACCCCAAAAAGAACTATTATTTTTGGACTAAAAAGCATTGTTGTAATCTTTTTTACAGCAATGCTTTTTGCTTGTGAAAACCAAATGGAAACCATTCGCGAGCTAACAATGGCAGATACTATTCCCTCCGAAATAGCCAAAGATGTGCGTATTATTTATTCTGATTCTGCAAAAATACAGATGATACTTACCGCTCCTCTTCTGTATCAAATTGGTGGCGAAGACCCTTATATTGAATTTCCCAATGGGCTAAAGATTAAAACTTACGATAAAAACAATAAGAAAATTTCTGAGTTACAAGCCGAATATGGTAAACGCTTTCAGAAATCCAAGCTAATGGAAGTAGAGAAAAATGTTATTGTAACTAATTATAACTCAGGCAAAAAACTTCTTACAGAGCATCTGTTTTGGGATGAAAAAAAGAAGAAGATATATAATAACGTATTTGTAACCCTTATTGAAAAAGACAAGACAATTCATGGCGATAGTATTAGAGCAGATCAAAGCTTTAAGTATATAGAAATATTCAATGTCAGAGGAACTATTAATGTAAAAGACAACGAAATAAATTAA
- a CDS encoding type I restriction endonuclease subunit R encodes MTHSPEYIYSELPAIELFKKMGYQYYNGNKQDERPDIFEVILKDRLLESIQRINPWINKHNLNKAYAQLTSVNGTSLMEINQKIWELIKGGTFTVKQLIEGKEDFHPVHFIDYVNPDNNDFLVVNQIKYHGKYQNSIPDIVVYINGLPIGVIECKSPTALNAWDKAYSDLDYYQKNSEKLFHFNQINAGIWQVGGKYGAINAPQQFYSVFRTKKTDDLSFLGSNPTEQDKLIYSIFKKDQVLDIIRHFVIFELDEGRTIKKLPRYQQIRATNNTIAKLQSGKGGVVWHTQGSGKSITMVYVTRKLQAPEFGFNNPTVMVMTDRKDLDRQITTTFQNVGFKNVNQASSVAHLDKLLRNDYGGIITTTLQKFQETDTEATSQVDQTELEERGNLMVEKSINDKTLTKITKELQKGKWVEIDRVEIDLQELSKKENLYIMVDEAHRSHYGFLAAFMRTVLPHAKFVAFTGTPISKEDKSTLGEFYGGDYIDTYTIKESVEDGATVKLLYDEGIAQLDVKKEELDKDFEEKFGHLSEDKKDKLKSEALRKYQLSKERVDVIGRHIVEHYQNKIYPDGYKAMIVCSGREAAIKYQQTLIKLKQDGVHDFESKVVVSIGSPKADVIAKEYYETLEWNKNNPLDKKPIWVTPPENIKTVTEDFKLPFGDVNETEKSGKKKYDNTAFIIVSDMLLTGYDVPIASCLYLDKPLKEHNLLQAIARVNRSGKGKNAGYIVDYNGITAYLIQALEIFSGDLRPDDILKNLSEEIPTLELNHNKLVDFFKPMRIDRNYNREKYIDAAVRFIEPIDKRDEFKVLLKQFNKSINIVLPNTMAMKYQGDFKLFNEIKLRARNVYPDDEELKITRDESNMLQSMIDEHLKAAGVENLLAEPVSIIDKDKFKEEILNASPATKELKMRNNLIHTIKVGMDKNPDFYKPLAQRLDELIKQRKEERLTQMELLKMFADIQDEIIAEHKEGEEKGFKTASEKAVYSSMKILFDDNAEDATKTIFELIKGELNIVGWADKGQVQKDMENKIMRYLKTANIERTEAKSKAKEMVDIIKKNNDA; translated from the coding sequence AACCCTTGGATTAACAAACACAATCTTAACAAAGCATACGCTCAACTCACTTCAGTCAACGGTACTTCCTTAATGGAAATCAACCAAAAGATTTGGGAACTTATAAAAGGTGGAACCTTTACCGTAAAACAATTGATTGAGGGCAAAGAAGACTTTCATCCCGTTCATTTCATCGATTATGTCAATCCCGATAACAATGATTTTTTAGTTGTTAATCAGATAAAATACCACGGAAAATACCAGAATTCAATTCCTGATATCGTAGTTTACATCAACGGTTTACCCATTGGTGTAATTGAATGTAAATCACCTACAGCACTTAACGCTTGGGATAAAGCCTATAGCGATTTAGATTATTATCAAAAGAATTCGGAGAAACTATTTCATTTCAATCAAATCAATGCTGGCATTTGGCAAGTAGGTGGAAAATACGGTGCTATCAATGCGCCACAACAATTCTATTCTGTTTTTAGAACTAAGAAGACAGATGACCTAAGTTTTTTGGGTAGTAATCCAACGGAACAAGATAAACTCATTTATTCTATTTTCAAGAAAGACCAAGTATTGGATATTATTCGCCATTTTGTAATTTTTGAATTGGATGAAGGCAGAACCATTAAGAAATTACCCCGATATCAGCAAATAAGAGCAACAAACAACACCATCGCTAAATTACAATCAGGCAAAGGTGGTGTGGTATGGCACACACAGGGTTCAGGTAAATCCATAACCATGGTTTATGTAACTCGCAAGTTACAAGCACCTGAGTTTGGTTTTAATAACCCAACGGTGATGGTAATGACCGACCGTAAGGATTTGGATAGGCAGATAACCACCACTTTCCAGAACGTCGGATTTAAAAATGTGAATCAGGCATCTTCTGTTGCACATCTGGATAAGTTATTGCGTAATGATTACGGTGGAATTATCACAACCACATTGCAAAAGTTTCAAGAAACGGACACGGAAGCAACTTCACAAGTTGACCAGACAGAATTGGAAGAACGTGGAAATCTAATGGTCGAGAAATCGATAAACGACAAGACGCTTACTAAGATTACCAAAGAACTACAAAAAGGTAAATGGGTTGAAATAGACCGTGTAGAAATAGACTTACAGGAACTTTCCAAGAAAGAAAATCTTTACATAATGGTTGATGAAGCACATCGAAGTCATTATGGTTTCTTAGCAGCGTTTATGCGTACTGTATTGCCTCATGCGAAGTTTGTAGCTTTCACGGGAACACCAATCTCCAAAGAAGATAAATCGACCCTAGGTGAGTTCTACGGCGGTGATTACATCGATACCTATACTATTAAAGAATCTGTAGAAGATGGAGCAACAGTTAAATTATTATATGATGAAGGCATTGCTCAGCTTGATGTAAAAAAAGAAGAACTCGATAAAGATTTTGAAGAGAAATTCGGTCATCTATCAGAGGATAAAAAAGATAAGCTAAAGAGTGAAGCATTACGCAAATACCAATTATCAAAAGAACGTGTAGATGTTATTGGAAGGCATATCGTTGAACATTATCAGAATAAAATCTACCCTGATGGTTATAAAGCGATGATTGTTTGTAGCGGAAGAGAAGCTGCTATTAAATACCAACAAACGTTAATCAAATTAAAACAAGACGGAGTTCATGATTTTGAATCTAAAGTCGTTGTAAGTATTGGTTCTCCTAAAGCAGATGTTATTGCCAAGGAATATTACGAAACATTGGAATGGAATAAGAATAATCCATTGGATAAAAAACCAATCTGGGTTACTCCACCAGAAAATATTAAAACAGTTACCGAAGATTTTAAGCTACCCTTTGGCGATGTTAATGAAACCGAGAAATCGGGTAAGAAGAAATACGATAATACAGCATTTATCATTGTCTCAGATATGCTGCTTACTGGTTATGATGTACCCATTGCTTCCTGTTTATATCTGGATAAGCCATTGAAAGAACATAACCTATTGCAAGCCATTGCAAGAGTGAATCGTTCGGGTAAAGGAAAAAATGCTGGTTATATCGTGGATTATAATGGCATTACGGCTTATCTAATTCAAGCATTGGAAATCTTTTCTGGTGACCTCAGACCTGATGATATATTGAAGAACCTAAGTGAAGAAATCCCAACACTGGAATTGAATCACAACAAACTGGTAGACTTCTTCAAACCAATGAGAATTGATAGGAATTACAACAGAGAAAAATATATTGATGCAGCGGTTCGCTTTATTGAACCCATAGATAAACGTGATGAGTTTAAGGTATTATTAAAACAGTTCAATAAGTCCATCAATATTGTATTGCCAAACACCATGGCAATGAAATATCAAGGTGATTTCAAGTTATTCAATGAAATAAAATTAAGAGCCAGAAATGTTTATCCCGATGATGAGGAACTGAAAATAACCAGAGATGAAAGCAATATGCTCCAATCGATGATTGATGAACATCTTAAAGCAGCAGGTGTGGAAAATCTATTGGCAGAACCCGTTTCCATCATCGATAAAGATAAATTCAAAGAAGAAATCCTCAACGCATCACCAGCAACCAAGGAATTGAAGATGCGCAACAATTTAATCCATACCATCAAAGTTGGAATGGATAAGAACCCCGATTTCTATAAGCCATTAGCACAGCGATTGGATGAATTAATCAAACAACGAAAAGAAGAAAGACTCACTCAGATGGAGTTGCTAAAAATGTTTGCAGATATTCAAGATGAAATCATTGCCGAGCATAAAGAAGGTGAAGAAAAAGGATTCAAAACAGCAAGTGAAAAAGCGGTTTACTCTTCCATGAAAATACTTTTTGATGACAATGCCGAAGATGCTACCAAAACCATATTCGAACTTATTAAAGGCGAACTAAATATTGTTGGATGGGCAGATAAAGGGCAGGTTCAAAAAGATATGGAAAATAAGATAATGCGTTATCTTAAAACTGCCAATATTGAACGTACCGAAGCCAAGTCAAAAGCCAAGGAAATGGTTGATATCATTAAGAAGAATAACGATGCCTGA